Genomic segment of Sphingopyxis sp. QXT-31:
CTGCCCGGCGAATATGGCGATGAAGATCTGTTCCTGCTGACGCTGATCGACCGCACGCAGGAAATGATGACCGAGCGCAATTTGCGCCGCGAGCTGGTGTCGGACAGCCTGACCGGCCTACCCAACCGCGCCGGGTTCGAGGAGCTGGTCGAACAACGCATCGCCGCCGACGCCGAATCGGACCATGCGATCCTGCTGCTCGACCTCGCGCGCTTCAGCCGCATCAACGAACATATCGGGCCGCTCGCGGGTGACGAGCTGATCATCACCGTCGCGCGGCGGCTGAAGTCGAGCCTGCGCAGCGGCGATATATTGGCCCGCACCGGCGGCGACGAATTCGCCATCTCGTCGCGCATCGCCGGCGGGCGCGCCGATGTGCGCGAGATCGCGCGGCGCATCCGCGGCTGTTTCGACCATCCCTTCCGCATCGGCGAGCTCAAGGTCAGCGTCGATTGCGCGCTGGGCTGCACGATCCAGCCCGGCGGCGACACCGATGTCGCGGACCAGATCCGCCACGCGCAGATCGCGCTGAAGCGGGCGAAGCAGACCGACCGCATCGAAATCTACGAACCCGAAGCCGCAATGCTCTCGGACAATCGTTTCGGGCTGGAAACCGCGTTGCGCAACGCGATCGAGGAGGACCGGCTCCACCTCGCCTTCCAGCCCTTGGTCGAGCTGTCGACGGGCAAGGTGGCGGGCTTCGAGGCGCTCGCTCGCTGGGAAGACGACGGCGACCGCTCGATATCGCCGACCGAATTCATCCCCGTCGCCGAGGATTCGGGGCTGATCGTGCCGCTCGGCCAATGGGCGATCGCCAAGGCCGCGAGCACCCTCGCCGCCTGGGATTCGCAGAACGGCGGCACGCCGGTCGATTGCTATTTCTCGGTCAACGT
This window contains:
- a CDS encoding putative bifunctional diguanylate cyclase/phosphodiesterase, yielding MPIDRTGEDRPLLFVGWIDALPVPAALIRPLPRGNFRLHASNAAFDRLNLSPAGANAPIELRRAIERTAQNPDDSQEFSCQLGDGPAARDLRASIGPLPGEYGDEDLFLLTLIDRTQEMMTERNLRRELVSDSLTGLPNRAGFEELVEQRIAADAESDHAILLLDLARFSRINEHIGPLAGDELIITVARRLKSSLRSGDILARTGGDEFAISSRIAGGRADVREIARRIRGCFDHPFRIGELKVSVDCALGCTIQPGGDTDVADQIRHAQIALKRAKQTDRIEIYEPEAAMLSDNRFGLETALRNAIEEDRLHLAFQPLVELSTGKVAGFEALARWEDDGDRSISPTEFIPVAEDSGLIVPLGQWAIAKAASTLAAWDSQNGGTPVDCYFSVNVSAIQLVRDDVAAVVRQALAANQIGGERLMIELTESAIIGDPDLALSVLNELKALSTRVAMDDFGTGYSNLAYLQRLPLDVLKIDRSFVEHMVDDRDKVAIVRTIQSLAEALGMKTTAEGVETADQARLLSALGCDFGQGYLFARPMAEGEAFDYWRQSLSRPIF